From one Sphaeramia orbicularis chromosome 9, fSphaOr1.1, whole genome shotgun sequence genomic stretch:
- the cldn5a gene encoding claudin 5a: MVSAGLEILGLSLCVIGSLLVMVACGLPMWKVTAYIEANIVVAQTIWDGLWMSCVVQSTGQMQCKVHDSVLALSRDLQAARALTIISSVMGVLGLMVVVAGAQCTNCIRTEYVKARVVNAGGVIYIISGLFVLVPLCWMANNIISDFYNPQVPASQKREIGAALYIGWAATALLLIGGALLCCSCPSSGNSGYSVKYAPTKRATQNGDYDKRNYV; the protein is encoded by the coding sequence ATGGTGTCTGCCGGACTGGAGATCTTGGGGCTGTCGCTGTGCGTCATCGGTTCGCTCCTGGTGATGGTCGCGTGCGGGCTGCCCATGTGGAAGGTGACGGCTTACATCGAAGCCAACATCGTGGTGGCTCAGACGATCTGGGACGGTTTGTGGATGTCGTGTGTGGTTCAGAGCACGGGGCAGATGCAGTGCAAGGTGCACGACTCCGTCCTCGCACTCAGCCGCGACCTCCAGGCGGCCAGGGCGCTCACCATCATCTCGTCGGTGATGGGCGTGCTGGGGCTCATGGTGGTGGTCGCGGGAGCGCAGTGCACCAACTGCATCCGCACTGAGTACGTCAAAGCCCGGGTGGTGAACGCCGGCGGGGTCATCTACATCATCAGCGGTCTGTTCGTGCTCGTGCCTCTCTGTTGGATGGCCAACAACATTATCTCGGACTTCTACAATCCGCAGGTGCCCGCGTCCCAGAAGAGGGAGATCGGCGCGGCGCTCTACATCGGCTGGGCGGCCACGGCGCTGCTGCTGATCGGCGGAGCGCTGCTGTGCTGCTCCTGTCCCTCCAGCGGCAACTCGGGATATTCGGTCAAATATGCACCGACCAAGAGAGCAACGCAGAACGGGGACTATGACAAGAGGAATTATGTGTAA